Proteins encoded in a region of the Streptococcus sanguinis genome:
- a CDS encoding SAG1386/EF1546 family surface-associated protein has protein sequence MEKEPWEEDVYDNGEEKLKRTKKFSALNADRLLTILTIIFCILVVAVVCFLTYLSTGGSNRQTQMEGFYGTSAASSSSEASSTAEQPAANTTESSEGTLTVQPGEGEAAIAARAGISIAKLEQLNPSHMSTGSWYANPGDVVKIE, from the coding sequence ATGGAAAAAGAACCATGGGAAGAAGATGTATACGATAACGGAGAAGAAAAGTTGAAACGAACTAAGAAGTTTAGCGCTTTGAATGCAGACCGCTTGTTGACCATATTAACCATTATTTTCTGTATTTTAGTGGTTGCGGTGGTGTGCTTCTTGACCTATCTTTCTACTGGAGGAAGTAATAGACAGACCCAAATGGAAGGTTTCTACGGCACTTCAGCAGCAAGTTCCAGCAGTGAAGCGTCTTCTACAGCAGAGCAGCCAGCGGCAAATACTACAGAATCATCTGAGGGGACTCTGACTGTCCAGCCTGGTGAAGGTGAGGCAGCCATTGCGGCGCGTGCAGGTATTTCCATTGCCAAGCTTGAACAGCTTAACCCTTCTCATATGTCCACTGGTTCTTGGTATGCCAATCCAGGTGACGTTGTGAAGATTGAGTAG
- the cps2T gene encoding beta 1-4 rhamnosyltransferase Cps2T: MKHVFIIGSRGLPAKYGGFETFVEKLTEHQISSQIQYHVACLSDDEAFHHFDYKGVDCFTVKPPKLGPARVIAYDMMAVSYALKFAKKEQIEQPIFYILGNTIGAFILPFARRIHQAGGQFFINPDGLEWKRAKWSKPVQAYLKYSEKVMTKHADLVIADNQGIESYIQKAYPWSKTTCIAYGTDVYLSNLTENEGKVRVFFEKWASKEKDYYLIVGRFVPENNYETIIQEFMKSKTQRDLLIICNHEGNPYFEELKQKTGFDRDSRIKFVGTVYDQNLLKYIRNHAFAYIHGHEVGGTNPGLLEALAQTDANLVLDVDFNRKVAKETALYWQKEPGQLAQLIDRVDAQTNFAELGQAAKENMKENYTWEKIVGEYEDLFLS, from the coding sequence ATGAAACATGTCTTCATCATCGGGAGTCGGGGACTTCCTGCCAAATATGGAGGATTTGAAACCTTTGTCGAAAAATTGACAGAGCATCAAATCTCTTCTCAAATCCAATATCATGTGGCTTGCTTATCAGATGATGAAGCTTTTCATCATTTTGACTACAAGGGAGTAGACTGTTTTACAGTCAAGCCACCTAAGCTTGGTCCGGCCCGCGTAATTGCCTATGATATGATGGCTGTCTCCTACGCCCTCAAGTTTGCTAAGAAAGAGCAGATTGAGCAGCCAATTTTTTACATTCTTGGAAATACGATTGGTGCTTTTATCCTTCCCTTTGCTCGTCGTATCCATCAGGCAGGCGGTCAATTCTTTATCAATCCTGACGGGTTGGAGTGGAAGCGGGCCAAGTGGTCTAAGCCAGTCCAAGCCTATCTCAAGTATTCTGAGAAGGTCATGACCAAGCATGCGGACCTAGTTATCGCAGACAACCAAGGCATCGAAAGCTATATTCAAAAAGCTTATCCTTGGTCTAAAACGACCTGTATCGCTTATGGAACCGACGTTTATCTGTCTAATCTGACGGAAAATGAAGGCAAGGTCAGGGTCTTCTTTGAAAAGTGGGCCAGTAAGGAAAAAGACTATTACCTCATTGTCGGACGCTTCGTTCCAGAAAACAACTATGAAACCATCATTCAAGAATTTATGAAATCCAAAACCCAACGTGACTTGCTGATTATCTGCAATCATGAGGGCAATCCCTATTTTGAAGAGCTTAAGCAGAAAACGGGCTTTGACCGTGATTCTCGCATTAAGTTTGTTGGGACGGTTTATGACCAGAATCTGCTCAAATATATCCGTAATCATGCTTTTGCATACATACATGGACATGAGGTTGGCGGGACTAATCCGGGACTCTTGGAAGCTCTGGCTCAGACAGATGCCAATCTGGTGCTGGATGTGGACTTTAACCGTAAGGTGGCAAAAGAAACGGCTCTCTACTGGCAAAAAGAACCCGGCCAGTTGGCCCAGCTGATTGACCGAGTAGATGCTCAGACAAACTTTGCGGAGCTAGGTCAAGCCGCCAAAGAAAATATGAAAGAAAACTACACCTGGGAAAAAATTGTGGGTGAATACGAGGATTTATTTTTATCATGA
- a CDS encoding EbsA family protein → MIKIFGKVRYHWQPDVAILIIYWSLSVIPIFVGLALMYESSRVPTLVLFSFFLFMVLLGMGVHRYFTIYDDGTLRIITANPFTPIKVKISDIEKVEVTKTSITLYFKVQSRSRSFCMRKWPKKYFVNALALNEHFKGEVELVDNFTHIDYFEAYYGSQSKKS, encoded by the coding sequence ATGATAAAGATTTTTGGTAAGGTTCGCTATCACTGGCAGCCAGATGTAGCTATCCTGATAATATATTGGTCTTTATCGGTCATTCCGATTTTTGTTGGCCTGGCTTTGATGTATGAAAGCTCACGAGTGCCGACTCTTGTTCTGTTTTCTTTCTTCTTGTTCATGGTTTTGTTGGGAATGGGAGTTCATCGTTATTTTACCATTTATGACGATGGAACCTTGCGAATTATCACAGCTAATCCCTTTACTCCGATAAAGGTCAAGATTTCAGATATTGAAAAAGTCGAAGTGACCAAGACGTCAATTACCTTATATTTTAAAGTGCAGAGCCGCAGCCGGAGTTTTTGTATGCGCAAGTGGCCTAAGAAATATTTTGTCAACGCCCTGGCCCTGAATGAGCATTTTAAGGGTGAGGTAGAATTAGTAGATAATTTTACCCATATTGACTATTTTGAAGCTTACTATGGCAGTCAGTCCAAAAAATCCTAG
- a CDS encoding ferredoxin produces MKVTLIPERCIACGLCQTYSDLFDYHDNGIVKFYQDDQLLEKEIAEDPDVVEAIKNCPTRALLKD; encoded by the coding sequence ATGAAAGTAACACTCATTCCCGAACGGTGCATTGCCTGCGGGCTTTGTCAAACCTACTCAGATCTTTTTGACTATCATGACAATGGCATCGTCAAATTTTACCAGGACGACCAGCTCCTAGAAAAGGAAATCGCTGAGGATCCCGATGTCGTGGAAGCCATCAAAAACTGCCCAACCCGAGCTCTTTTGAAAGACTAG
- a CDS encoding rhamnan synthesis F family protein, protein MERILLYVHFNKCNHISGHVFYQLEQLKPLFSKIIFISNSPLSNEDKCRLREDLGISDLLERDNRGFDFAAWRDGMNWLGFDTLQNSDSLTLMNDTCFGPLWDLEPIYQRFEADSQVDFWGMTNFRKTRYFEEHLQSYFVTFKQSVLKDKAFHEFWSQVEDFTDVQDVIDHYETQFTKRFVEAGFRYQALFDTRQEEVGELVHPDFSYYKPLRILEAKVPFLKVKALTGNPFLARYLLEELETNSSYPTSLIREHLFYHFGPDLPCLLVDKYLSQSTSNYRTDQPVLLHIHVTDFPIFQQYQDKLFSLSSQYQYLVTTNQPEVRKQLQIALAHLGNKVQIILSQKSHAFLAMLEQKEILQNYAYIGHLSTHRLVENQAVFDQTMRSDLINMMVDYADASIEALEQESAVGLVIPDLPRLVRDGLFESELPRLRLAAIWQEASLHKSFDLMTAPSLTRVYGGFLWFKYSALASVFQMKSLESLPSSDQELSDVLEHLLVYIAWDNHYDFKIMPLSSLPPLLDWQRKREELTEQKETLSQKNLSQKIRNRLSNLLKKK, encoded by the coding sequence ATGGAACGAATATTACTCTATGTTCATTTCAATAAATGCAATCATATAAGCGGTCATGTCTTCTACCAGTTGGAGCAGCTCAAGCCGCTTTTTTCTAAGATTATTTTTATTTCAAATAGTCCTTTGAGCAATGAGGACAAATGCCGGCTGAGAGAAGACTTGGGCATTTCTGACTTGCTTGAGCGGGATAATCGAGGCTTTGATTTTGCAGCCTGGCGTGATGGCATGAACTGGCTGGGTTTTGACACTTTGCAGAACTCAGACTCTCTGACTCTCATGAACGACACTTGCTTTGGTCCGCTATGGGATTTAGAGCCGATTTATCAGCGCTTTGAAGCGGATTCTCAAGTCGATTTTTGGGGAATGACTAATTTTCGCAAGACCAGGTACTTTGAAGAACACCTGCAGAGCTACTTTGTGACCTTTAAGCAGTCAGTTCTCAAAGACAAGGCTTTCCATGAATTTTGGTCTCAGGTAGAAGATTTTACTGACGTTCAAGATGTGATAGACCATTACGAAACCCAGTTTACCAAGCGCTTTGTAGAGGCAGGATTCAGATATCAAGCTCTTTTTGATACCCGTCAGGAAGAAGTGGGAGAATTGGTCCATCCAGACTTTTCATACTATAAGCCACTTAGGATTCTGGAAGCGAAGGTCCCTTTTCTAAAGGTCAAGGCTCTTACGGGCAATCCTTTTTTGGCTAGGTATTTGCTGGAAGAACTTGAAACCAACTCATCCTATCCGACTTCGCTTATTAGGGAACATCTTTTCTATCATTTTGGTCCGGACCTTCCTTGTTTGCTAGTGGACAAGTATTTGTCCCAGTCAACTTCGAACTATCGTACAGATCAGCCTGTCCTCCTGCATATTCATGTAACGGATTTTCCTATTTTTCAGCAGTATCAGGACAAGCTATTCTCTCTCTCGTCTCAGTATCAGTATTTAGTGACAACAAATCAGCCAGAAGTGCGGAAGCAGCTGCAGATAGCGCTGGCTCATCTGGGCAATAAAGTACAGATTATCCTAAGTCAGAAATCTCATGCCTTTCTTGCCATGCTGGAGCAGAAGGAAATTCTGCAAAACTATGCTTATATCGGCCATCTATCTACTCATAGGTTGGTGGAGAATCAGGCAGTTTTTGACCAAACCATGCGCTCTGATTTGATAAATATGATGGTGGATTATGCGGATGCAAGTATAGAAGCGTTGGAGCAGGAGTCTGCTGTAGGGCTTGTTATTCCGGATTTGCCGCGCCTAGTCAGAGACGGCTTGTTTGAGTCAGAACTGCCGCGTCTAAGGCTGGCTGCTATCTGGCAGGAAGCTAGTTTGCATAAGTCTTTTGACTTGATGACCGCCCCTTCTCTGACGAGAGTCTATGGCGGTTTCTTATGGTTCAAATATTCTGCTTTGGCTAGTGTGTTCCAGATGAAAAGCTTAGAAAGTTTGCCATCCTCTGATCAGGAGCTGTCTGATGTTTTAGAGCATTTATTGGTCTATATAGCTTGGGACAATCATTATGATTTCAAGATTATGCCCTTATCTTCCCTCCCCCCTTTACTGGACTGGCAGAGGAAAAGGGAAGAGTTGACCGAGCAAAAAGAAACATTAAGTCAGAAAAATTTATCTCAAAAGATACGAAATCGTTTGTCCAATCTTTTAAAGAAAAAGTGA
- a CDS encoding LTA synthase family protein translates to MKFLLKHYKQFSYLLISFLLLDTVAVTTVLLLEEGENLRNYPALWLTFLMLLPLLFGLGKLLSQLFSKGFFIWSAIIYALYTGFSYLLTVTQHVNDFEFKADQVFSNHFWQFNSLPGLLLIFLFAYIFIHFPKLKKRFPGKFLQVTKKNREVLENLFLSQIFLFLSLMDDKMPELLHHQSYLVNFLEEGKLEITQNFMLTFLCLIALIFILLSLPSFLAVKGLRDLAQNKASVSVAFVLSTVFALVFNYTIQNTIRGDVVVLERYLFTGASLFQIIVFFMIFMALYLIFNHFLLPTMLITALVVIATIASSLKFQYRQEPILPSDMVWLRNPKTLFDFLGGNYGLYAFLGLAALGAFYWYLRKKILPGKLITVLKYQLLLLVLPLVFFLGVMDIFATKKNGKIVENIPVISVLNNYHDLTWMGNTVNSQLRSLSFVWFSQMSDTTMIEPRGYSKAKIQEIEKKYKGIAEDINKERQNKIEDQTVIYLLSESFSDPARVDGVTMSENPIPYIQEVKTRTTSGLMKSDGYGGGTANMEFQTLTGLPFYNLSPSISVLYTEIVPRMNRFPSISDAYSSKNRTVIHLASPSNYARNVIYQDLGFDTFIHYGTKGLKGDNIGGNYSDQTTYNQVLEHLNGKQGQFFSVMTMQNHMPWSEPNPVYMSASYPDFSKEGNESLSSYVRMLYHTDQATKDFLEKLSKVDKKVTVVFYGDHLPGLYPQSAFKEDPESQYLTDYFVWSNYETPKLDYPRVNSSDFSALLLEQTNSKVSPYYALLTEVLHKASVDKKELDEEAQEIADDLKLIEYDMVRGKGYLSDSFFKTAKS, encoded by the coding sequence ATGAAATTTTTACTCAAACACTATAAGCAGTTCTCATACTTACTGATTAGTTTTTTACTTTTAGATACAGTCGCTGTTACGACGGTTTTATTGTTGGAGGAAGGCGAAAATTTGCGGAATTATCCAGCCTTGTGGCTGACCTTTCTGATGCTGCTCCCTCTTTTGTTTGGCTTGGGTAAGCTCTTGTCTCAGCTCTTCAGCAAAGGATTCTTTATATGGTCAGCTATTATTTACGCTCTCTATACGGGATTTTCTTACTTACTGACAGTAACGCAGCATGTCAATGATTTTGAGTTCAAAGCAGATCAAGTGTTTAGCAATCATTTTTGGCAGTTTAACTCCCTACCTGGCTTGCTTTTGATTTTCTTATTTGCTTATATTTTTATTCATTTTCCAAAGCTTAAAAAACGCTTTCCAGGTAAGTTCTTGCAAGTTACTAAGAAAAATAGAGAGGTACTAGAAAATCTTTTTCTGTCCCAGATTTTCCTCTTCCTCTCTTTGATGGATGATAAGATGCCGGAATTGCTACATCACCAGAGCTATTTAGTGAATTTCCTTGAGGAAGGCAAGTTGGAAATAACGCAGAACTTTATGCTAACTTTCCTCTGCCTTATCGCACTTATCTTTATCCTGCTTTCTCTCCCAAGCTTTCTAGCTGTTAAGGGATTGCGCGATCTCGCTCAAAATAAAGCCAGTGTTTCTGTTGCTTTTGTGTTGAGTACAGTGTTTGCTCTTGTCTTTAATTACACCATTCAAAATACTATCCGTGGAGATGTAGTTGTTTTAGAGAGGTACCTTTTCACTGGAGCCAGTCTTTTTCAAATCATTGTCTTTTTCATGATTTTTATGGCTCTTTACCTGATTTTCAATCATTTTCTCCTGCCAACCATGCTGATAACAGCCTTAGTGGTGATTGCCACCATAGCTAGCAGTCTGAAATTCCAGTATCGCCAAGAGCCAATTTTGCCTAGCGATATGGTCTGGCTGAGAAATCCTAAGACCCTCTTTGACTTTCTCGGAGGCAATTATGGATTATATGCTTTCTTGGGACTGGCTGCTCTAGGCGCTTTCTATTGGTATTTGCGCAAGAAAATCTTGCCAGGAAAGCTCATTACCGTTCTTAAATACCAGCTCCTCTTGCTAGTCCTGCCCCTGGTCTTTTTCTTGGGAGTCATGGATATATTTGCCACTAAAAAGAATGGTAAAATAGTAGAGAATATTCCAGTTATTTCGGTCTTGAATAATTACCATGACCTGACTTGGATGGGAAATACTGTCAATTCACAGCTGCGCTCCCTTTCCTTTGTCTGGTTTTCACAGATGTCCGATACAACCATGATCGAACCGCGTGGCTATTCCAAAGCAAAGATTCAAGAGATAGAAAAGAAATACAAGGGGATTGCTGAAGATATTAACAAAGAGCGCCAGAATAAAATCGAAGATCAAACGGTAATTTACCTCCTGAGTGAAAGCTTTTCTGACCCTGCTCGGGTTGACGGTGTAACTATGTCTGAGAATCCAATTCCTTATATCCAGGAAGTTAAAACTCGCACCACTAGTGGACTTATGAAGTCAGACGGCTATGGTGGAGGAACGGCCAACATGGAATTTCAAACCCTGACTGGTTTGCCTTTTTATAATCTGTCTCCATCTATTTCGGTTCTCTATACTGAAATTGTCCCGAGGATGAATAGATTCCCTTCCATTAGTGATGCTTATTCATCTAAGAATCGAACAGTAATCCATCTGGCTTCTCCTAGCAATTATGCCAGAAATGTCATTTACCAGGATTTGGGATTTGATACCTTTATTCACTATGGTACCAAAGGCTTGAAAGGTGATAATATAGGTGGTAATTACAGCGATCAAACGACTTATAATCAAGTCTTGGAGCATTTGAATGGCAAGCAGGGACAGTTTTTCTCTGTCATGACCATGCAGAACCACATGCCTTGGAGTGAGCCCAATCCTGTCTACATGTCTGCCAGCTATCCTGACTTTAGCAAGGAAGGGAACGAATCTCTTTCCAGCTATGTCAGAATGCTTTACCATACAGATCAGGCGACCAAGGATTTTCTTGAGAAGCTTTCAAAGGTAGATAAAAAGGTAACAGTCGTCTTTTATGGCGATCATCTGCCAGGTCTCTATCCTCAGTCAGCCTTTAAAGAAGATCCAGAAAGCCAATATCTGACAGATTATTTCGTTTGGAGCAATTATGAAACTCCTAAACTTGATTATCCAAGAGTCAATTCTAGTGATTTCTCCGCTCTCTTACTGGAGCAGACAAATTCCAAAGTATCACCTTACTATGCTTTATTAACAGAAGTATTGCATAAGGCTAGTGTAGATAAAAAGGAATTGGACGAAGAAGCACAGGAAATAGCAGATGATTTGAAACTGATTGAGTATGATATGGTCAGAGGCAAGGGCTATTTGTCTGATAGCTTCTTTAAGACAGCAAAATCATAA
- a CDS encoding ABC transporter ATP-binding protein, with protein MSNNIAVKVDHVSKFFRLPTEATQSLRTSLVNRFKGIKGYKEQHVLKDISFEVEKGDFYGIVGRNGSGKSTLLKIISEIYIPEKGKVTIDGKLVSFIELGVGFNPELTGRENVYMNGAMLGFSTEEVDAMYDDIVEFAELGEFMNQKLKNYSSGMQVRLAFSVAIKAQGDILILDEVLAVGDEAFQRKCNDYFKDRKESGKTTILVTHDMGAVKKYCNKAVLIENGLVKAIGNPDDVANQYSLDNATETKAMNEGFQVENAAVSDLKVKLLHSPQISPEQEIEFEISYQVNQDLPTYVSFSLTDIDRTIWLYNDNSMDQPTEGPGQKRLTYKCHVSQINNAKLKLQVSVRDQEEQILAFADSQNNPVILVNRKDIKDDDVSAKDSATGLIQRNGSWKISQS; from the coding sequence ATGTCAAATAATATTGCAGTAAAAGTCGACCATGTAAGTAAATTCTTTCGATTGCCTACTGAGGCTACTCAGAGTTTGAGAACCAGTTTGGTCAATCGTTTTAAGGGGATCAAAGGCTACAAAGAACAGCATGTTTTGAAAGATATTTCCTTTGAAGTTGAAAAAGGGGACTTCTACGGGATTGTCGGCCGCAATGGCTCTGGTAAGTCTACCCTCCTGAAAATTATCTCTGAGATTTATATTCCGGAGAAGGGCAAGGTAACTATTGACGGTAAGTTGGTTTCCTTTATTGAGCTAGGTGTCGGTTTCAATCCAGAACTAACTGGTCGCGAAAATGTCTATATGAATGGTGCCATGCTGGGATTCTCAACAGAAGAAGTAGATGCCATGTACGATGATATTGTGGAGTTTGCTGAGCTGGGCGAGTTTATGAACCAAAAGCTCAAGAACTACTCCAGCGGTATGCAAGTGCGTCTGGCCTTTTCTGTGGCCATCAAGGCTCAGGGTGATATTCTGATTTTGGATGAGGTCTTGGCTGTCGGCGACGAAGCCTTTCAGCGTAAGTGTAATGACTACTTCAAAGATCGTAAGGAGTCGGGCAAGACGACCATTCTCGTGACCCATGATATGGGAGCTGTTAAAAAGTATTGTAACAAGGCTGTCTTGATTGAAAATGGCTTGGTCAAAGCTATCGGTAATCCAGATGATGTGGCCAACCAGTACAGTCTGGACAATGCGACTGAAACAAAAGCCATGAACGAAGGTTTCCAGGTTGAGAATGCAGCGGTTTCTGATTTGAAGGTTAAGCTCTTGCATTCGCCTCAGATTTCACCTGAACAAGAGATTGAATTTGAAATTTCTTATCAGGTAAATCAAGACCTTCCGACCTATGTTTCCTTTTCATTGACAGATATCGATCGAACTATCTGGCTTTACAATGATAATTCCATGGATCAGCCAACAGAAGGACCTGGACAGAAGCGTTTGACTTACAAGTGCCATGTGTCACAGATAAATAACGCTAAGTTAAAACTGCAGGTTTCGGTGCGGGATCAGGAAGAACAGATTTTAGCCTTTGCAGACTCTCAGAACAACCCAGTTATCTTAGTCAATCGTAAGGATATTAAGGATGACGATGTCTCTGCTAAGGATTCTGCTACTGGCTTAATCCAGCGTAATGGCAGTTGGAAGATTTCTCAATCATAA
- a CDS encoding glycosyltransferase family 4 protein, with translation MKKKILFISPTGTLDNGAEISIVNLMEYLVQTGHQLINAIPDYHVAVQQDYISSLAALGVETIALPSVKWWWEDAPGGLPGSPESRARSYQENTSALRKILTERKIDLVVTNTVNMFQGAVAAACENVPHFWLIHEFPDGEFGYYKEKLDFISDYSQEIFAVRGALQRQLQDLLPDRKVLSFAPFTKIQPTDTEEKDGAERRIVSVGRLTERKNQLELIKAYNQLSQPKPALVFIGAWDEDYRKKCDAYISEHQIENISFLGHKDNPWAEVTEADLAVFPSAMETFGLVYIEAIMNGLPTILSDNPGHLSAYEIFEEGQLYSSGNIEELADKINIALANFERLKDQSVANLGKIQERYTVQSVYQNLLDKIENTEMYKPNSLRHVKCLLDKNLPSQPAGSFLRKVKNKLLSGRRG, from the coding sequence ATGAAAAAAAAAATATTATTTATTTCGCCGACGGGAACGCTAGATAATGGAGCTGAAATCTCTATTGTCAATTTAATGGAATACTTGGTCCAGACGGGCCATCAGCTTATCAATGCGATTCCGGATTATCATGTAGCCGTTCAGCAGGACTATATATCCAGCTTGGCAGCCTTGGGTGTTGAGACTATAGCCTTGCCGTCAGTTAAATGGTGGTGGGAGGATGCGCCAGGTGGCCTGCCAGGTAGTCCTGAGTCTAGAGCTCGCTCTTATCAAGAAAATACCTCAGCGCTCAGAAAGATACTAACGGAGCGAAAGATTGATTTGGTTGTCACCAATACGGTCAATATGTTTCAAGGAGCAGTGGCAGCTGCCTGCGAGAATGTTCCGCATTTCTGGCTGATTCATGAATTTCCTGACGGAGAGTTTGGTTACTATAAGGAAAAGCTAGATTTTATCAGTGATTACTCGCAGGAAATATTTGCAGTTAGAGGTGCCTTGCAGAGACAGCTGCAGGATCTGCTGCCAGACAGAAAAGTCTTGTCTTTTGCTCCTTTTACGAAAATTCAGCCTACTGATACAGAAGAAAAGGATGGAGCCGAAAGGCGTATTGTGTCAGTTGGACGTTTGACAGAGCGGAAAAATCAATTAGAATTGATAAAAGCATATAACCAGCTATCTCAGCCAAAACCTGCCTTAGTTTTTATAGGTGCCTGGGATGAGGATTACAGAAAAAAATGTGATGCTTATATTTCTGAACATCAAATAGAAAATATTAGTTTCTTGGGGCACAAGGACAATCCTTGGGCAGAGGTGACGGAAGCAGATCTTGCGGTATTTCCATCTGCGATGGAAACCTTTGGCTTAGTCTATATTGAAGCGATTATGAATGGCCTTCCGACCATTTTGTCGGACAATCCTGGTCATCTATCCGCCTATGAAATCTTTGAAGAAGGTCAGCTGTATTCATCTGGCAATATTGAGGAGTTGGCTGATAAGATAAACATTGCCTTGGCAAACTTTGAGAGATTAAAAGACCAGTCGGTGGCTAATCTCGGTAAAATCCAAGAGCGCTACACAGTTCAGAGTGTTTACCAAAACTTATTGGATAAGATTGAAAACACTGAAATGTACAAGCCTAACTCCTTGCGCCATGTCAAATGCTTATTGGATAAAAATTTACCTTCTCAACCAGCAGGCTCTTTCTTACGCAAAGTGAAAAATAAGTTGCTTTCCGGCAGAAGAGGTTAA
- a CDS encoding glycosyltransferase family 2 protein has product MKVTILLSTYNGEQFLAEQINSIQEQTYRDWQLLIRDDGSTDGTRAVIEDFCRKDDRISFINRENPQNLGVIQSFHSLLQYQDSDFYLFSDQDDVWLPDKIAMQLAEADKYDSSLPLLVYTDLKVVDQELQVVHESMIRTQSDHANTELVQELTENTVTGGVSMINRALAQLWTGKEEHELLMHDWYLGLLAATFGNLVYIDKPGELYRQHSNNVLGARTLRKRVKNWVRPHVLFAKYWKLIKDSQTQARNLLVLPLTAENRELIENFVTIMEMPFKERWRRILRYGYRKNRTFHTLVFTILILTKFAYKE; this is encoded by the coding sequence ATGAAAGTGACCATTCTTCTGTCCACCTATAATGGGGAACAGTTTCTGGCCGAGCAGATTAATAGTATTCAAGAGCAGACATATAGGGACTGGCAGCTGCTGATTCGCGATGATGGCTCTACAGATGGGACGCGGGCTGTCATCGAAGACTTTTGCCGCAAGGATGACCGCATTTCCTTTATCAATCGGGAAAATCCACAAAATCTAGGTGTCATTCAAAGTTTTCATAGCCTGCTTCAATACCAAGATTCGGATTTCTATCTCTTTAGTGACCAAGATGACGTTTGGCTGCCAGACAAGATTGCCATGCAATTGGCTGAGGCAGACAAATATGATAGCAGTCTGCCCTTGCTGGTTTATACTGACTTGAAGGTCGTAGATCAAGAGCTACAGGTCGTTCACGAAAGCATGATTCGCACTCAGTCGGATCACGCTAATACAGAACTAGTCCAAGAGCTGACGGAGAATACGGTAACGGGCGGTGTTTCTATGATTAATCGCGCCTTGGCCCAACTTTGGACTGGGAAGGAAGAGCATGAACTGCTCATGCACGATTGGTATCTGGGCTTGCTGGCTGCGACTTTTGGCAATCTAGTCTATATTGACAAGCCGGGTGAGCTCTATCGCCAGCATTCGAATAATGTGCTAGGAGCTCGAACGCTCAGAAAACGCGTAAAAAACTGGGTGCGTCCCCATGTTCTTTTCGCCAAATATTGGAAATTGATAAAAGACAGTCAGACTCAGGCCAGAAATTTGCTGGTCCTGCCGCTTACTGCTGAAAATAGAGAGTTAATTGAGAACTTTGTGACCATTATGGAGATGCCTTTTAAGGAGCGCTGGCGTAGGATTCTCCGATATGGTTACCGTAAAAACCGCACTTTTCATACCCTTGTTTTTACGATCCTCATTCTCACAAAGTTTGCTTATAAGGAGTAA
- a CDS encoding ABC transporter permease, with the protein MDFFSKKNRILLKELIKTDFKLRYQGSLVGYLWSILKPLMMFTIMYLVFVRFLRFDDGTPHYTVGLLLGMVFWSFFTEATNMGMLSIVSRGDLLRKLNFPKHTIVFSSVLGAAINFLINLVVVFLFALINQVKFGLHTLVIIPLFLEVLVLAMGCALMLSSLFVKYRDIGPIWEVALQAGMYASPIIYSLTFLLQRKQFFVAKIMMLNPIAQMLQDMRHFIVSPVNVRGWDIVNNKLIALIPYLIPFVILALGLFFFNKNAKRFTEIL; encoded by the coding sequence ATGGATTTTTTTAGTAAAAAAAATCGTATTCTTTTGAAAGAATTAATCAAGACGGATTTTAAGTTGCGTTATCAAGGGTCCTTGGTCGGCTATCTCTGGTCGATTTTGAAGCCATTGATGATGTTTACCATCATGTATCTGGTCTTTGTCCGCTTTTTGCGCTTTGATGACGGCACACCCCACTATACAGTAGGACTCTTGCTGGGGATGGTCTTCTGGTCTTTCTTTACCGAAGCTACCAATATGGGCATGCTTTCCATCGTTTCTCGGGGAGATTTGCTGCGTAAATTGAACTTTCCAAAGCATACCATCGTCTTTTCATCAGTTCTTGGAGCAGCTATCAATTTCCTGATTAATCTGGTCGTTGTTTTCCTCTTCGCCTTGATTAATCAGGTGAAATTCGGCTTGCATACGCTGGTTATTATTCCTCTTTTTCTGGAGGTATTGGTCTTGGCAATGGGCTGCGCCCTTATGCTGTCTTCCTTGTTTGTAAAGTATCGGGATATTGGACCGATTTGGGAAGTGGCTCTTCAGGCTGGAATGTACGCCAGCCCCATTATCTACTCTCTGACCTTTCTTTTGCAGCGTAAGCAATTCTTTGTAGCTAAAATTATGATGCTCAATCCGATTGCTCAGATGCTGCAGGATATGCGCCATTTCATCGTTTCTCCTGTCAATGTCAGAGGCTGGGACATCGTGAATAACAAACTAATCGCCCTCATTCCCTACTTGATTCCTTTTGTGATATTGGCTCTAGGTTTGTTCTTCTTTAATAAAAATGCTAAGAGATTTACGGAGATTTTATAA